A window of Cryptomeria japonica chromosome 3, Sugi_1.0, whole genome shotgun sequence contains these coding sequences:
- the LOC131034834 gene encoding protein trichome birefringence-like 28 isoform X1: MGMPMSEIKKVQQVVANNRITSLLILATAVSLIIFCSFLPSSSDHDDYEQSSIVNFGFNLPHPCYHHDNFTPNCSEITGESSNSNMNVSGEVHDGIEGLKNGSSSQEFEKVTEFGNAHQNSSPPVIQLKEAAATVEIIEESSNSNMNVSGEVHDGIEGLKNGSSSQEIEKVTEFANDTQNSSPPVIKFKEEAAALESDFSKEETGDGLADTEWKRAQMTEFSQCDLYSGKWVYDESYPLYPAGECPYMSADFNCQGNERQDTEYTKWRWQPSQCDLPRLNATDLLERVKGKRVMFIGDSINRNQWESMLCILGTVVPQNRKSFGRSQDGGSTSFVVQDYNCSFEFFWAPFLVEQGSVNNGNISKEILKLDAIEKHGAYWRGVDILVFNSAHWWTHGNKVELRNFYMESNYLHPELDPMVAFKRGLTTWANWIDQNIDPAKTKVFFRGFSPMHFSSEQWKNPKGHKCNFEMEPILEESYVNPYPERMKIVDEVLEKMRFPVSLINITRLSDFRKDAHPAIYRLRGGKKLTAEQKRNPDNFGDCSHWCLPGLPDIWNELFYGKLLMLT, translated from the exons ATGGGTATGCCAATGTCTGAAATCAAGAAGGTGCAGCAGGTTGTGGCAAATAACAGAATCACTTCTCTGCTGATACTAGCCACTGCTGTGTCTCTCATCATTTTCTGCTCTTTTCTGCCCTCCTCTTCTGACCATGATGATTATGAACAGAGTTCCATAGTCAATTTTGGCTTTAACTTGCCTCACCCCTGCTACCACCATGATAACTTCACTCCAAATTGCTCTGAAATAACAGGGGAGAGCAGTAATAGTAACATGAATGTTTCAGGGGAGGTCCATGATGGAATTGAGGGACTAAAAAATGGAAGCAGTTCCCAAGAGTTTGAGAAGGTGACCGAGTTTGGTAATGCCCACCAAAACTCATCCCCACCAGTGATACAGTTAAAAGAAGCAGCAGCTACTGTGGAAATAATAGAGGAGAGCAGCAACAGTAACATGAATGTTTCAGGGGAGGTTCATGATGGAATTGAGGGATTAAAAAATGGAAGCAGTTCCCAAGAGATTGAGAAAGTGACAGAGTTTGCTAATGACACCCAAAATTCATCCCCACCAGTGATAAAGTTCAAAGAAGAAGCAGCTGCTCTGGAAAGTGATTTTTCAAAGGAAGAAACAGGGGATGGGTTGGCAGACACAGAATGGAAAAGGGCACAAATGACAGAATTTTCCCAGTGTGACTTGTATTCTGGCAAATGGGTGTATGATGAATCTTACCCTCTTTACCCTGCTGGGGAATGCCCATATATGAGTGCAGATTTTAACTGTCAAGGCAATGAGCGTCAGGACACAGAGTATACAAAATGGAGATGGCAGCCTTCACAATGTGATCTTCCCAG ATTGAATGCCACGGACTTGCTAGAGAGAGTGAAGGGGAAGAGAGTGATGTTCATTGGGGACTCCATCAATCGCAACCAGTGGGAATCCATGCTCTGCATTCTGGGAACTGTTGTGCCTCAGAACAGGAAATCTTTTGGCCGTTCCCAAGATGGCGGTAGCACTTCTTTTGTAGTTCAG GATTATAACTGTTCTTTTGAATTTTTCTGGGCGCCCTTTTTGGTGGAACAAGGCAGCGTCAACAATGGCAATATCAGTAAGGAGATACTGAAGTTGGATGCCATTGAAAAGCATGGAGCTTATTGGAGAGGTGTGGATATCCTGGTCTTCAATTCAGCTCACTGGTGGACGCATGGAAATAAAGTGGAGTT AAGAAATTTCTACATGGAGAGCAACTACCTTCACCCAGAATTAGATCCAATGGTTGCCTTCAAAAGAGGGTTGACTACATGGGCCAATTGGATAGATCAAAATATTGACCCAGCTAAAACCAAAGtgttcttcagaggattttctccCATGCATTTCAG TTCAGAACAGTGGAAGAATCCTAAGGGTCACAAGTGTAATTTTGAAATGGAGCCAATTCTTGAGGAGTCATATGTAAATCCATATCCTGAAAGAATGAAAATAGTGGACGAGGTGCTGGAAAAGATGAGATTTCCTGTATCTCTGATTAATATAACAAGGCTATCAGATTTTCGCAAAGATGCACATCCAGCTATTTACAGGCTAAGAGGAGGGAAGAAGCTGACTGCAGAGCAGAAAAGGAATCCAGACAATTTTGGTGATTGCAGCCATTGGTGTTTACCAGGATTGCCTGACATTTGGAACGAGTTATTCTATGGGAAACTGCTCATGCTCACTTAG
- the LOC131034834 gene encoding protein trichome birefringence-like 6 isoform X2: MGMPMSEIKKVQQVVANNRITSLLILATAVSLIIFCSFLPSSSDHDDYEQSSIVNFGFNLPHPCYHHDNFTPNCSEITGESSNSNMNVSGEVHDGIEGLKNGSSSQEFEKVTEFGNAHQNSSPPVIQLKEAAATVEIIEESSNSNMNVSGEVHDGIEGLKNGSSSQEIEKVTEFANDTQNSSPPVIKFKEEAAALESDFSKEETGDGLADTEWKRAQMTEFSQCDLYSGKWVYDESYPLYPAGECPYMSADFNCQGNERQDTEYTKWRWQPSQCDLPRLNATDLLERVKGKRVMFIGDSINRNQWESMLCILGTVVPQNRKSFGRSQDGGSTSFVVQDYNCSFEFFWAPFLVEQGSVNNGNISKEILKLDAIEKHGAYWRGVDILVFNSAHWWTHGNKVELRNFYMESNYLHPELDPMVAFKRGLTTWANWIDQNIDPAKTKVFFRGFSPMHFRTVEES, translated from the exons ATGGGTATGCCAATGTCTGAAATCAAGAAGGTGCAGCAGGTTGTGGCAAATAACAGAATCACTTCTCTGCTGATACTAGCCACTGCTGTGTCTCTCATCATTTTCTGCTCTTTTCTGCCCTCCTCTTCTGACCATGATGATTATGAACAGAGTTCCATAGTCAATTTTGGCTTTAACTTGCCTCACCCCTGCTACCACCATGATAACTTCACTCCAAATTGCTCTGAAATAACAGGGGAGAGCAGTAATAGTAACATGAATGTTTCAGGGGAGGTCCATGATGGAATTGAGGGACTAAAAAATGGAAGCAGTTCCCAAGAGTTTGAGAAGGTGACCGAGTTTGGTAATGCCCACCAAAACTCATCCCCACCAGTGATACAGTTAAAAGAAGCAGCAGCTACTGTGGAAATAATAGAGGAGAGCAGCAACAGTAACATGAATGTTTCAGGGGAGGTTCATGATGGAATTGAGGGATTAAAAAATGGAAGCAGTTCCCAAGAGATTGAGAAAGTGACAGAGTTTGCTAATGACACCCAAAATTCATCCCCACCAGTGATAAAGTTCAAAGAAGAAGCAGCTGCTCTGGAAAGTGATTTTTCAAAGGAAGAAACAGGGGATGGGTTGGCAGACACAGAATGGAAAAGGGCACAAATGACAGAATTTTCCCAGTGTGACTTGTATTCTGGCAAATGGGTGTATGATGAATCTTACCCTCTTTACCCTGCTGGGGAATGCCCATATATGAGTGCAGATTTTAACTGTCAAGGCAATGAGCGTCAGGACACAGAGTATACAAAATGGAGATGGCAGCCTTCACAATGTGATCTTCCCAG ATTGAATGCCACGGACTTGCTAGAGAGAGTGAAGGGGAAGAGAGTGATGTTCATTGGGGACTCCATCAATCGCAACCAGTGGGAATCCATGCTCTGCATTCTGGGAACTGTTGTGCCTCAGAACAGGAAATCTTTTGGCCGTTCCCAAGATGGCGGTAGCACTTCTTTTGTAGTTCAG GATTATAACTGTTCTTTTGAATTTTTCTGGGCGCCCTTTTTGGTGGAACAAGGCAGCGTCAACAATGGCAATATCAGTAAGGAGATACTGAAGTTGGATGCCATTGAAAAGCATGGAGCTTATTGGAGAGGTGTGGATATCCTGGTCTTCAATTCAGCTCACTGGTGGACGCATGGAAATAAAGTGGAGTT AAGAAATTTCTACATGGAGAGCAACTACCTTCACCCAGAATTAGATCCAATGGTTGCCTTCAAAAGAGGGTTGACTACATGGGCCAATTGGATAGATCAAAATATTGACCCAGCTAAAACCAAAGtgttcttcagaggattttctccCATGCATTTCAG AACAGTGGAAGAATCCTAA